A segment of the Scomber japonicus isolate fScoJap1 chromosome 5, fScoJap1.pri, whole genome shotgun sequence genome:
AATCAACCCTATTGGTAATCCCTGTAGAAGCTGACTGTTTCTAAAGATACAACATGTGTCATGCAAATTGTTTAATTCGTTGCAGACATAGTGCAGCAAGAAGGAAATGCTGTCTTGTAATTAAATAGTTCACCCAAAATAAGCGGACTTGCTGTAGCTAGGACCCATAAGAACtgcaaaatatttattttaacattgtttgCAAGTGCTAAATCATTgcagacagggagacagatTTTCAGAATCGAGTGGCTTAAGATGCTGACTGTGAAAATGTATCTGGTTCAAGTGCAGCTGGGGGACCTTTACTGCATGTCATCGCTTTATCTTAATTTCCTGTCACCTCTATACTGGCCTTCATCCTATGATGGAGAATAAACAAATGACATAATGTTATCTTTTATCAGCATCATTCTGCTGTAATCGCTATCATCACTGATttcactgtgaaaaaaaaagaggttgaaTTGTTCTCGTTTTAATGGCCgcactttctctctttgtctttgtgtccTTCAGCTCTAGGCAGTAGTTCGTCACGTGAGCACAGTAACAGGCCCAGTGTGCAGGAGTGTCTGATTCGGGCGAGCGGTGGGAAGAGTGAGAAGAGCAGCAGAGGGGTCAATGGAAGAGGTTTCAGCAGCGGGCCTCGGCTGCCGACTAAACCACAAGGTAGGCCCACATAATGACAGCTCACAACACATTCGGCCAAACACTGCATGGTGGGAGTGCCAGAAGACACAATTGTTACTGCATATCAATCTACCATTCAGATGAACAGTGGACTCAGTGAGGAAATACTGACATTCATTGTTCAGTCGCAATATGACTTTTATGTTAAAAGCATCTCACTGTGTAATTTTCCACAAAACACTACAGCAGCACGCGTGATCAGGCCACTGCAggggaacagtgaaaacaggaaTAAAGTTACATAAGTCGGCCTGGGATCAGTGAACCCTGAGCCACGTTCCTCTTTTATTTGAGCTGAGTAAATCATTTCACACAGATTAGACCTGAAACAGAGCTGAATTCTCTCTGTTGCTGTAATCATGCAGTATATTCAATTCCCAACACATGACATGATGAGGGAAAGTGAAACGTTTCTCACATTTGGGATGTTTCATACAGGTCACTGTCATGCATGTGGTGTCAATTGGAATGGCTCATACTGCCATCTTGAGATCAAAACTGACATTGCAGCTGACTAGtgacaaagaagagaaaaaaacaaggtaATCATTTGTATTTAACCAAGAAtcactcatgttttttttttctttttacttttgtcTTCTCTCCAGTGCCTCCAAAGCCAGCACACCTCCAAAGCCCGGTGACAGAGCTCTCATCCCCGCTGAGCCGCTTCCAGAAACCACCACTTAGACTGGGCATGGaagagggaggtggaggaggaggaggagggggaggaagaggggctATGAACAgggagagagccagagagaaaaACTCCAAAGTCTCTGACCTCATCAGCCGTTTTGAGGAGAACAGGTAGGAGCATTTTTACTCTCTGTTGGTGTGTGGTTTGTCTAAAGTTCACAATAATAGAGAAAGTCATTTGAGAGAATATTCTTTAAAGAAGAGGTGGATTAGATTTGTGTTAGGAACTGCTTATTTCATTTGATGCCAATCTATcctgtaatattattatataaaagtGGCTCTTGAATAGTGCTTTCACTTGAGAAATTTTGCTGATTCATAATATTATGGCACGGTCTGCGGCCAGCATTGCAGTTTTTGCCGTGATAGATTGGTTCTGCTTGAATAACTCCATCCACGTCACTTAATGGCTTTTGTAATAAAGCGACTTCATTCAGGGTGTTGTAATCACACTGACGCTTCAACAACGCAGAAATGGAAAACCTTTCTTTCCTAATGTTTCCTACATCAGTTATTTCAAGGAGGAAAAGCAGAAGTACTTTGATTTAGTACCTTAGGCCTGACTCATTGATAGTAGTTCAGACGAGAGCTTTAGACAGCGCAAGCAGAGATTAGCCCGTGCTTCACAAGCCAAGCGTTAGCGAGGGGATGAAAGGAGATTTGTACGAGCGAGGAGAAACACAGCTCCTCATTCAGTTGTGGGACAGGAGTCAGTGTGGTGAGATGAAACCCAGGAGAATGAGGTAGGAGCTCCTCAACCAACTCTTCTTTTCTTATCTTTAATGTCTGTACTTTGATCTTATCACTTTTGGTTGTGCTTTTACATAAACTATACAACAAAACAGTTCATATGCtttacatcttttaaaaaaaatcacaagtaAACTAAATTTTGATGGTAGCTGCAGCCTTGCCTATGTGAGTGGAGGCGCACTGATGGTGGTGAGAGGCACAACAATGGTGCCCTTGTCCTGACTGCTCATACAGTAGATCCCGAAAATATTCAGTCTGCAGTAGTAGGCCACTAAAATTTCACTCAGTCTCAAGCTTCAGCACAAAGCCTCACATTCTGCCTGGTACCTTCTCTAGTCTGGATTCCTGTATCCAACCAGAATTCCAGGTGTTGTTGTCACATTTTGTAGTGTGAAATGAGGTCAATCAGAAGTATTGggtttctctccttcattcacACTCTGCTGGGCTGTGGGGATTAGCCCTCTAGTGGCCCTGGAACCGAAGAGAAAGGCCTGCAACTGAATTAGCCTGCTAATATACTAATCTGGTTCACATGGCACTTGGCTGCCTTAAAGGCACCTAGACTGCCACATGGCAAGTGAAGCTGGTCTTAATTCTTGTCTGTCTCAGCCTGCAGAGGCTGTTTTAAAACACTGTCATGTGCTGGAACATTTACCGTGCTATTTATATGCAAAGAGGAACTGCCGCATGCACCTACACATCACAAAGTGACGttttgtgcgtgtgtatgtgcctgtgtgtgtgtgtgtgtttttgtctgaaaAGAGTCTTAAATATCTATAAACCAGCTACTTATGTTACTATTCTTCAGTCTACCTTTGTGAGGGAAACATGATATTGTTTCAGTTGTACACCTCAGGTGGCCCACAGCCCAGAAGTGATTCATCTGTAGAGTGTTTCACCAGCCTGTTGTTGTTCCtctatttatacacatttcctgtttctacCGGACAGCAAAATGGAGTGCAACAGTGAATGTCGCTCAGTATAAAAATCACCTGCTTGGCTGACGTTTTGTAAATCAGTAAAGGTTAGATTACAGATAAGTTATCTCTTATTTCTTTTCTGCCAGAAATGGTGACGTTCTAAGCGCTCACTGTTTTGCATAGATTTGTGATCAGCTTTACAAAAAGAATTGAGGCTTCAGCAGAACTGTACAGAGATACTGTAGCTACTGTAGGTTGCCGCGTGCCGTTAGACTGGAGGCTCGGAGGGTCcagcagagggaaacagctggACTGGCTGCCGGGTACAGGATGTAGAGCAGCTGAATggtgacattgtgtgtgtgtgtatgtgtgtatgtgtgttttttctattAATCTAGCTTCCAGTCTTGTGCTGTATTTCAACTTGTCTTGTGCAATCTGGTTTTCCGTTTCATTCATGTTCAAGCAGAGGATGAAAAAGACCCAGATTTCTAAATTTTCAAGATATAACACAGCTtctcttcgtgtgtgtgtgtgtgtgtgtgtgtgtgtgtgtgtgtgtgtgtgtgtgtgtgtgtgtgtgtgtgtaagtaggACAGCATCTATCTCTGGGGAGTAGTGTTGtactcctcctgtcctcctcgtTACTGTACCTCCATTCCTCTTCTgctgtgcgcacacacacacacacacacacacacacacacacacacacacacacacacacacacacacacacacacacacacacacacacacacacacacgtcctctGTACTGCACCAGCCTCTTAAGGCAGAAGGAAGTTTGTGCATctccagttttatttttaaccctcacaCTCACATGTAAAAGCTCTCTGCTTACAGTCGAGCCTTACACTCTCCGAGCAACCAGCTTGCCAGTACTACCAGGTACTGAACGGACTCTGGTCTTTTTTTCCtgccctcttcctctctttttttatctttctgaAGACTGACAGTAAACTCTTTCTGTGCTCCTGCTGTGCTGATcgacttcctcctttcctttttactCTGTTCCTCCAGcaacacagaaaacaagagAGACAGCTCACCACTCAAACAGATCAGCAAGTCATCCAACTGTAGCCCCACTCACCGTGGCTACCAGAGGCAGACGGACTCTGGCAGGACACAGGAGAAACGTTCAACTGAGGATTTGAGCTCAGCACCGGACGAGCAGCAGGATGACTACAAACCGGCAGCTAATGGGGTGCTAGCGCAGATGGAGCAggacaaggagaaggaggacaAACAGGAGGGGAACGATGAAAGTGTGAGGATAGAGACTGCTGGGCTGGTGAATGGAGATATGGGGGACGGAAGCACAGAACAGAGTGAGGATCATTCACCTCCACACACAGGCAGGACTGGTACAGAAAGCTCCACGGAGAATGAGGACAGTGGGACTACAACAGAAAGTGAACACAGGAATGAAGAAGGGAGTGCAGATCAGAAGGTATGTGCATGTCTGCTGGTAGTTTTTCCACATGTTTACTCTGCTGTGTGCATTAAACCCCCTGTGTCACATATTTATGCCCTGAAAGAGCTGAACTACCTGCTGTCTTGTTGCTCTGACTCTGCAGCTTCTGATAGAGAAACTGTCAGCATTTATTTATGCCCCGAGCTTTCAACACAAGTAAATTCTCTGAACTAGTTCATCTCTGGGTCACTCTAACATAGTATGGGTAGAGTTACAAGggatgaaatgtgtgtgtgtgtgtgtgcacgtatcTCTCATTTATTActcgcgtgtgtgtgtgtgtgaggggttATTTTCTGCAAAGGCTGAACAGATGTCGAACGCCTGAGCAGCTGAGACCGTGCCTTTGCGACCTCCCCTGTGGGAGCCTGTGGTGTCTGCTGTTGTGTGCTGATTATAAGTATCTCAGGTTCAGATCACTCACACTGTCGGCATGGTGTGTGAGGGGAAGAGCAATGAGCTATGCCACAATAATCTGTGGTTCTGATCATGCTATCATGCTTCATGGTTAAATGCTCCTAGCATTTCAGCCGTAGCAACACATTATTTGACTGATGATGTTGACCTGATTTGAAAGTCTCAACTTTGTCATGTTGAAAGTTTGGTGATCTCTTCATATTTTGGACATTAAGCCATTGCGTGTCCCAAGCAGTCCAATTCTAGTAGCCAACCGAGGCATTCGATCAATTCAGTGTTTGAGTGTCTTTGTTTCAGCTATTGGATTTCTACTCAATTAGTTTGAAGTGTTTGAAATTTAACATACAAAGCTTTACTTTGTGTTGGTTGGCACAGCACAAAACATTCAGATTAGTGGcctttatttgtgtctttttgggTTGTGGTAGAAGTAGTGACACCACACACAACCACTACTGTGAAAACACACCATTACAGTATCAAAAGTGAAAGTACATGTTCTGCACATGAATGTTCCCCATACTGCTGTAGGTGGCCATGGTGGAGCTAGTTTTTACCAATTCACAAGACATATGTTATAAAGTAACACATTACATGGGGTCATGAGAAGATTATTGGattaagaaggaaagaagaagaaaaacagcagggTTGGTGAATGGAGATATGGCCTTTtttctaatctttgatttttttttgtgaaatattgtaaCATTTGACTTCTGTCAGCCCTGGGAAGTTATTAAGAGACTGTTTACACTTGGTTTTAAAATGCTCTGATGCTGTGTGTTTTCCATCATTGGAAACTCATGTTCATGTGAAAATATATCCTTCAATTGTTCTCAACATATTCTGACTTATATTATTCTTGGAATATAGATGCAAATATGTGACAGAACTTTGAAGCTTCACTTTGAAATAAACAATTATACAAAATATCATCAGTGAACCGGAAACACTGTGAATGTATTAACGAATGAGTAGTGTGGAAATATGAGACTGATTGTTCTCCTCATTTAGCCGTCAACTTCTGAGAGGAAGAGGCTGCTTCCCTGTGGTTATCAAGCATAATATGAAATATTCTACGACCGTGGCTGTTGTGTCTGTGCCAGTGGCCATGCCAGCCGTCCTGACAAAAAGATTGCATCACATCCCTATGCATGTGGGGCgttttgatgtttaaatgttgaggCTGTAGTTATTGTCTGCGATACTGTGTCACAGTGCTCGGTTACTGTTGGATTTGGTGTCATTTCCCTCTCCTgcattttcatttcctgttctgAGAAGCTCTGCTATACCACAGGCCAGCCTACTATCAACTCTGTGTTAATAACACACACCAGTGCTACGTGCAGCTATATACAGCAACAGTATAACAGCATTTAACGCAAGGCTGCACTCAAATAGCAGACAAGTCACTGAGGGTGTTAAgtactttaaaacacttttcttttttttttttacatgttgtcATTGAAATGCAGGAAATGCAACATGAAGTTCCTCTAAAACAACTATTGACCCTGtaatggctttttaaaaagagcTGCAATATGAAATCCCTCGTCAAATGTATCAGTGacatgaaacaaacaggaaCTTGTAGAGGGATGGAAAGTTACAGTTACAAGTGACAACAATGTGGGTCAAACCAAATTCGTGAGCTTCAGACAGTTGATCAAACACTTCTGCATTATTTTAGCTTAATTCTCTGCATAGAAAAGATCACAAGGCCCCATTTTCCTTTCAGACAAAACCAGTTACTCATCATTAGATAGCTATTAGACTGAAACGGTCATTATACAGACTATGAGCTGTATAACCAAGCTGCTGACTTTCTAGCTCAACAAAATAATATCACTTTCACACCTCACTAGTTCGTTAATGATGAGAAGTTACTCAAGATGTCACTTTACACGCACTTGTAGACTCCCACTAATGTACCCTCTATATTTTTTCCAGGAGACAAATGAACAGAAGCTGTTCAAGATCGCCAGCGAGCTCCTGCACACAGAGAAGGCCTATGTAACACGACTTAACCTGCTGGACCAGGTGAGGAACTCAGTCAAAGCTccttttcacttctttatttcGACCGTTTCATGCGGTAAAGACACATCACAAATCCTTGATGCAGAAATGCGAAGTGAGATTAAGTAATCAAAGCATTTCAAAGGAAAATGACTTAAAGTAAGATGACATTTACTGTGAAATTTTTTACCATGTGTCCCTTATCGGTCCTGTATTGCTTTTACGATTCTCCAGGTATTCTGTGCTAAGCTAATGGAGGAGGCAATTAAAGGAACATTCCCTGTGGATGTGGTAAAGAACATCTTCTCCAACATTGCCTCCATCAATGCCTTTCACAGCCAGTTTTTGCTTCCAGACTTAGAGAAACGCATGGGAGAATGGTGAGTTTCAACCCAAAATGAGCAAATAGGCTAGTTAGGTTGAGGTTTTCTACATTACAAACGACTTCAGGTCTCCACGTTACGGTTAACAAACTCAAACAATCCGCCTGACAAAATAAACACCAgcctctctccctttctgcaGGGAATCTACACCTCGGATCGGAGACATCCTGCAGAAACTCACGCCCTTCCTCAAAATGTATGCAGAGTACGTGAAGAATTTCGACAAGGCCATGGAAGTGCTGAAACAGTGGACCGACCGCTCGCCTCAATTCAAGGCCATCATTCAGGAGATACAGGTGTGGTGAGCAAGAATCCAGCCGAGGAACATGCACAGCTGCTCTGTTGTTGTTTAGGGTAGGCCATGACATTTTTTGTATGGAAATGTGCTTCAAAACATCTAAAGTAAGCTTTTTGGCTATTTCTGGGCAGAGTCAAGAGGTATGCGGCTGCCTGACACTTCAGCATCACATGTTGGAGCCGGTGCAGAGAGTTCCTCGTTATGAGATGCTGCTTAAAGACTATCTGAAGAAGCTGCCTCAGGACGACTCCGACCGACGAGACGCAGAAAGTGAGTAGAATTAGGCACCATCTGTTTCAGACTAGATACACTTCAGGGTTACATTTTtagttaaattaaatttaaatgtattttctgtttccCAGAATCCTTAGAAATAATCGCCACAGCAGCCACTCACTCCAACAGCGCCATACGAAAATCCGTAAGTACACATGCTGATTGAaccttgtttttaaatgtatggaTTTATAATAATCTCTTCATCAAAGGAATGTCCcactaaaataaatat
Coding sequences within it:
- the fgd4a gene encoding FYVE, RhoGEF and PH domain-containing protein 4a isoform X1; translation: MLERTVSRRMDGFNRVAFRKKPRCLETEEQEEKEKKSKTGCFQSKNADEDTCVAVKIEHSRALGSSSSREHSNRPSVQECLIRASGGKSEKSSRGVNGRGFSSGPRLPTKPQVPPKPAHLQSPVTELSSPLSRFQKPPLRLGMEEGGGGGGGGGGRGAMNRERAREKNSKVSDLISRFEENSNTENKRDSSPLKQISKSSNCSPTHRGYQRQTDSGRTQEKRSTEDLSSAPDEQQDDYKPAANGVLAQMEQDKEKEDKQEGNDESVRIETAGLVNGDMGDGSTEQSEDHSPPHTGRTGTESSTENEDSGTTTESEHRNEEGSADQKETNEQKLFKIASELLHTEKAYVTRLNLLDQVFCAKLMEEAIKGTFPVDVVKNIFSNIASINAFHSQFLLPDLEKRMGEWESTPRIGDILQKLTPFLKMYAEYVKNFDKAMEVLKQWTDRSPQFKAIIQEIQSQEVCGCLTLQHHMLEPVQRVPRYEMLLKDYLKKLPQDDSDRRDAEKSLEIIATAATHSNSAIRKSENLKKLLEIYEMVGEEEDIVNPSNEFIKEGYILKLAARNTSAMERYLFLFNNMLLYCVPKFSLGGTKYTVRTRIGIDGMKVLETTNEDYPHTFQVSGKERTLELQASSEQDKAGWIKAFRETIEIFQQKNESFKNASKDVEEVSNAELGKRAPRWIRDNEVTMCMKCKEPFNALTRRRHHCRACGYVVCWKCSDNKVQLEYDNNKLNKVCKDCYHILTGEGVAEGKKKGILEIEAAQFSGSSIICGFLQYCEKNKPWQKVWCVIPEKEGVVLYLYGAPQDVKAQGTIPLLGYSVEDSTRPTDPPASFRLSQSKSVHNFAAESEELKQRWLKVIRVAVTGEVPECPQPNGSNANMMDDNNTQDAGNDST
- the fgd4a gene encoding FYVE, RhoGEF and PH domain-containing protein 4a isoform X2; translated protein: MEKPGLWFPVLTSAKALGSSSSREHSNRPSVQECLIRASGGKSEKSSRGVNGRGFSSGPRLPTKPQVPPKPAHLQSPVTELSSPLSRFQKPPLRLGMEEGGGGGGGGGGRGAMNRERAREKNSKVSDLISRFEENSNTENKRDSSPLKQISKSSNCSPTHRGYQRQTDSGRTQEKRSTEDLSSAPDEQQDDYKPAANGVLAQMEQDKEKEDKQEGNDESVRIETAGLVNGDMGDGSTEQSEDHSPPHTGRTGTESSTENEDSGTTTESEHRNEEGSADQKETNEQKLFKIASELLHTEKAYVTRLNLLDQVFCAKLMEEAIKGTFPVDVVKNIFSNIASINAFHSQFLLPDLEKRMGEWESTPRIGDILQKLTPFLKMYAEYVKNFDKAMEVLKQWTDRSPQFKAIIQEIQSQEVCGCLTLQHHMLEPVQRVPRYEMLLKDYLKKLPQDDSDRRDAEKSLEIIATAATHSNSAIRKSENLKKLLEIYEMVGEEEDIVNPSNEFIKEGYILKLAARNTSAMERYLFLFNNMLLYCVPKFSLGGTKYTVRTRIGIDGMKVLETTNEDYPHTFQVSGKERTLELQASSEQDKAGWIKAFRETIEIFQQKNESFKNASKDVEEVSNAELGKRAPRWIRDNEVTMCMKCKEPFNALTRRRHHCRACGYVVCWKCSDNKVQLEYDNNKLNKVCKDCYHILTGEGVAEGKKKGILEIEAAQFSGSSIICGFLQYCEKNKPWQKVWCVIPEKEGVVLYLYGAPQDVKAQGTIPLLGYSVEDSTRPTDPPASFRLSQSKSVHNFAAESEELKQRWLKVIRVAVTGEVPECPQPNGSNANMMDDNNTQDAGNDST
- the fgd4a gene encoding FYVE, RhoGEF and PH domain-containing protein 4a isoform X3 codes for the protein MEEGGGGGGGGGGRGAMNRERAREKNSKVSDLISRFEENSNTENKRDSSPLKQISKSSNCSPTHRGYQRQTDSGRTQEKRSTEDLSSAPDEQQDDYKPAANGVLAQMEQDKEKEDKQEGNDESVRIETAGLVNGDMGDGSTEQSEDHSPPHTGRTGTESSTENEDSGTTTESEHRNEEGSADQKETNEQKLFKIASELLHTEKAYVTRLNLLDQVFCAKLMEEAIKGTFPVDVVKNIFSNIASINAFHSQFLLPDLEKRMGEWESTPRIGDILQKLTPFLKMYAEYVKNFDKAMEVLKQWTDRSPQFKAIIQEIQSQEVCGCLTLQHHMLEPVQRVPRYEMLLKDYLKKLPQDDSDRRDAEKSLEIIATAATHSNSAIRKSENLKKLLEIYEMVGEEEDIVNPSNEFIKEGYILKLAARNTSAMERYLFLFNNMLLYCVPKFSLGGTKYTVRTRIGIDGMKVLETTNEDYPHTFQVSGKERTLELQASSEQDKAGWIKAFRETIEIFQQKNESFKNASKDVEEVSNAELGKRAPRWIRDNEVTMCMKCKEPFNALTRRRHHCRACGYVVCWKCSDNKVQLEYDNNKLNKVCKDCYHILTGEGVAEGKKKGILEIEAAQFSGSSIICGFLQYCEKNKPWQKVWCVIPEKEGVVLYLYGAPQDVKAQGTIPLLGYSVEDSTRPTDPPASFRLSQSKSVHNFAAESEELKQRWLKVIRVAVTGEVPECPQPNGSNANMMDDNNTQDAGNDST